Proteins encoded by one window of Puntigrus tetrazona isolate hp1 chromosome 25, ASM1883169v1, whole genome shotgun sequence:
- the snx20 gene encoding sorting nexin-20 isoform X2: MEEELEPHETKAADAKEDVSSAPEDSSAQQDRSRDNAEEADVGFSASCLTTAELQQHWRAVKQEFRSVKLLFDIPTTRIIDRKISKYVVYQVVAIRSGTYDCERVAIERRYSDFLHLHQELLRDFVEEMEDIVMPRKKMTGNFSEENIAERRVALRDYLTQLYSLRCVRKSQAFLAFFTHKELKSSYDLLRGGRFSRALEGLKNVLILQEKLSSHNPTLMVPTLCAILVCQRDLEDFDASFQTGRRALPTVRRYELRQYQGPLLEALIDLGYSLGLPVAHLQDELTRVQDSPNGQVSEMSLKELVVQEFV, encoded by the exons ATGGAGGAAGAGCTAGAACCGCATGAAACCAAGGCAGCGGATGCTAAAGAAGATGTTTCTTCAGCTCCCGAGGATTCTTCAGCTCAGCAGGACAGGTCACGCGACAACG CTGAAGAGGCAGACGTGGGTTTCAGCGCCTCGTGTCTAACAACAGCAGAACTGCAGCAGCACTGGAGAGCCGTTAAGCAGGAGTTCAGAAGCGTCAAACTGCTCTTTGACATCCCCACCACGCGAATCATCGATCGGAAAATCTCCAAATATGTG GTGTACCAGGTTGTGGCGATCCGCTCAGGTACTTACGACTGTGAGCGAGTAGCTATTGAGCGACGCTACTCAGACTTCCTTCACCTTCATCAGGAGCTCCTGCGGGACTTCGTCGAGGAGATGGAGGACATTGTGATGCCCAGGAAGAAAATGACGGGCAACTTCTCAGAGGAGAACATCGCAGAGAGGCGCGTGGCCCTCAGAGACTATCTCACTCAGCTCTACTCGCTCCGTTGTGTCCGAAAATCACAGGCGTTTCTGGCGTTCTTCACCCATAAGGAATTAAAATCTTCATATGACCTCCTGCGCGGGGGGCGCTTCTCCCGGGCCCTTGAGGGCCTAAAGAACGTGTTGATACTTCAGGAAAAACTGTCTTCTCATAACCCTACTTTGATGGTACCAACCCTGTGTGCCATACTGGTGTGCCAAAGAGATCTAGAAGATTTTGATGCATCGTTTCAAACCGGCAGAAGAGCTCTGCCCACAGTCAGACGCTATGAGCTCCGCCAGTATCAAGGGCCCCTGCTGGAGGCTCTTATTGATTTGGGCTACAGTCTTGGACTGCCTGTGGCCCATTTACAAGATGAGCTGACCAGAGTGCAAGACTCTCCAAATGGACAGGTGTCAGAGATGTCCCTTAAAGAACTGGTGGTGCAAGAGTTTGTATAA
- the snx20 gene encoding sorting nexin-20 isoform X1: MKPRQRMLKKMFLQLPRILQLSRTGHATTVGLSRFLSCNRHCEIACRIACSLYSRLVTAEEADVGFSASCLTTAELQQHWRAVKQEFRSVKLLFDIPTTRIIDRKISKYVVYQVVAIRSGTYDCERVAIERRYSDFLHLHQELLRDFVEEMEDIVMPRKKMTGNFSEENIAERRVALRDYLTQLYSLRCVRKSQAFLAFFTHKELKSSYDLLRGGRFSRALEGLKNVLILQEKLSSHNPTLMVPTLCAILVCQRDLEDFDASFQTGRRALPTVRRYELRQYQGPLLEALIDLGYSLGLPVAHLQDELTRVQDSPNGQVSEMSLKELVVQEFV, encoded by the exons ATGAAACCAAGGCAGCGGATGCTAAAGAAGATGTTTCTTCAGCTCCCGAGGATTCTTCAGCTCAGCAGGACAGGTCACGCGACAACGGTCGGTTTAAGTCGATTCCTAAGTTGCAACCGACATTGCGAGATCGCGTGTAGAATTGCGTGTTCGCTTTATTCACGTCTCGTTACAGCTGAAGAGGCAGACGTGGGTTTCAGCGCCTCGTGTCTAACAACAGCAGAACTGCAGCAGCACTGGAGAGCCGTTAAGCAGGAGTTCAGAAGCGTCAAACTGCTCTTTGACATCCCCACCACGCGAATCATCGATCGGAAAATCTCCAAATATGTG GTGTACCAGGTTGTGGCGATCCGCTCAGGTACTTACGACTGTGAGCGAGTAGCTATTGAGCGACGCTACTCAGACTTCCTTCACCTTCATCAGGAGCTCCTGCGGGACTTCGTCGAGGAGATGGAGGACATTGTGATGCCCAGGAAGAAAATGACGGGCAACTTCTCAGAGGAGAACATCGCAGAGAGGCGCGTGGCCCTCAGAGACTATCTCACTCAGCTCTACTCGCTCCGTTGTGTCCGAAAATCACAGGCGTTTCTGGCGTTCTTCACCCATAAGGAATTAAAATCTTCATATGACCTCCTGCGCGGGGGGCGCTTCTCCCGGGCCCTTGAGGGCCTAAAGAACGTGTTGATACTTCAGGAAAAACTGTCTTCTCATAACCCTACTTTGATGGTACCAACCCTGTGTGCCATACTGGTGTGCCAAAGAGATCTAGAAGATTTTGATGCATCGTTTCAAACCGGCAGAAGAGCTCTGCCCACAGTCAGACGCTATGAGCTCCGCCAGTATCAAGGGCCCCTGCTGGAGGCTCTTATTGATTTGGGCTACAGTCTTGGACTGCCTGTGGCCCATTTACAAGATGAGCTGACCAGAGTGCAAGACTCTCCAAATGGACAGGTGTCAGAGATGTCCCTTAAAGAACTGGTGGTGCAAGAGTTTGTATAA